ACCCGACCGACCACGGCTTCGAGGCCTGCCTCAGCGCGCACAGCTGGCTCGAAACCATTCTTCTCGCCGACCGCAACGCCCGCCGCGGTCTGCCCTCCTACACCGACGAATATTTCGACCGTTTCTACAACCAGGCCGCGGCCATTCTCATCCGCCAGCTCTCCGACGCCTCTACCGACGTCGGCTCCTACTGGTACACGGCGTGGGTGAACGCCGGCCGCCCGGCTCTGCCACAGCGCTAGTTTTCCTCGGATGAGCCTTTCTTCCCTGCCCGCGCACTTCCTTTCCCTCCCCAAGGCGGAGCTGCACCTGCATCTGGAAGGCTCGATCGAGCCGGCCACCGTCTGCGCGCTGGCCGCGCGCCATGGCCAGCAACTTAGCGAGCAAGAGGCCCGCCGCCGCTACCTCTACGCCGACTTCGCGGAATTCATCGAGGCCTTCAAGTGGGTCACCTCCTACCTGCGCGACCCGCAGGACTATGCGCTCATCGCCCGGGAACTCGGTGCACGCCTCCTGGCGCAGAATGTCGTCTATGCCGAGTTGACGCTCTCGGTCGGGGTCATGCTCCTGCGCCAACAGAAGCCGCAAGCCAATTTCGAAGCCATGTGCCGGGCCAGCGAGGAACTGCGCAAGCAGGGCCTGCGGCTGCAGTGGATCTTCGACGCAGTGCGCCAGTTCGGCGCGGAGGCGGCGATGGAGGTGGCGCGCATCGCGCCGCAATACCGGAACGAGGGTGTCGTGGCCTTCGGCCTGGGCGGTGACGAACTCTCGCTCCCCACGGCGGATTTTCGCGGGGTCTACGACTATGTCGCGGAGCAGGGCCTGCACCGCCTGATCCATGCGGGGGAGACCGGCGGACCCCAATTGGTGCGCGAAGCCGTGGAGATCCTCGGCGCGGAACGCATCGGCCATGGCATCGGTGCCATGCACGACCCGGCGCTTCTCGAGATGCTGGCCGAACGCCGCATTCCGCTGGAGATTTGTCCGACCAGCAATATCTGCACCGGTGCGCTGGCGCGGCAACTGACCCGCGACTTCGCGCAGGTCGCCGAGCATCCTCTGCCGGATCTTCTCCGCCAGGGCCTCGCGGTCGTGCTTTCGACCGACGATCCGGCCATGTTCCACACCTCTCTGCTCGCGGAATATGCGCACACCGCCGCCATGGGCCTCACGGACGACGAGCGCAGCCGCCTTGCCGCCCTGAGCTTCGAACACGCCTTCTTGCCCGCCCAGGAAAAGCGCGCCCTGGCCGCCGTACGCCATGGCGTGCGGCCCTAGCGGTCTACGCCGGGGCCCAAGCTTTGCTATAATTCCCGCATGAAAGCACACGTCTGGGTGATGCCGAAGTCCACGGTCCTCGATCCGCAGGGAAAAACCATCCAGCATGCCCTGGCTTCGCTGGGTTATGCCGCGGTGAAGGACGTTCGCCAGGGAAAATTTTTCGTTCTGGAGCTGGATGGCTGGAGCCGCGACGAAGCACAGAAGCACCTCGAGCGCCTCTCCCGCGAAGTCCTGACCAATCCGGTCATCGAAGAGTACCGCTTCGAAATCGTCGACTGAGCTTCCGCGGCCGGCGCTCCCACCCGGGATGCTGCCGTCGCGCGGCGCGGCGGGCGCAATTCGGCACAGCCGCCCCGGAAACCCGGCGCGCCGCCGCGCGGCCATGTTACCCTGCTGCAAGCAACCGGAGGAGCCTGCCGTATGTGCGGGATTGTCGGATACATCGGCCCGAAAAAAGTCGTTCCGCTGATTCTCGAGGGCCTGAAGCGCCTCGAATACCGCGGCTATGATTCCGCCGGAATTGCTGTGGTCGGCGCCAACGGCAAAATGGAGATCCGCCGCGCCTCTGGCAAACTGCGCAATCTCGAGGAAGTAGTCGCCAAGTCCCCGATCGAAGGCACCTACGGCATCGGGCACACGCGCTGGGCCACCCACGGACGCCCCACCGAAGAAAACGCTCACCCCCACCGCGACTGCACCGGCGATATCGTGGTCGTGCACAACGGCATCATCGAGAACTACCTCGAGCTCAAGGAGCAGTTGCAGCGCGAAGGCCACAAGTTCGTCACCGAGACGGACACGGAAGTGGTCGCGCACCTGGTCGAGAAGAACAGCAAAGGCGTCCCGCTCGAGGAGGCTGTGCGCCGCTCCCTGAAGGAGTTGCGCGGAATCTACGCCCTGGTTTTCCTTTCGGCCAAGGACCCGCAGAAGATCGTGGCCGCGCGCATGGGCCCCCCGTCGGTGGTGGGCATCGGCGAAGGCGAATACTTCGTGGCCAGCGATATTCCGGCGCTGCTGCAGCACACCCGCGAAATCTTCTTCCTGGCGGATGGCGACATCGCCGTGCTCACCGCGCAGGGCGTGCGCGTGATGGACCACGAGGGCAAGGCCATCAGCCGCCCCACCCAGCACGTCACCTGGGACCCCATCATGGCCGAAAAGGGCGGCTACAAGCATTTCATGCAGAAGGAGATCTTCGAGCAGCCGCGCGCCGTCCGCGACACCATGCTCGGGCGCATCTCCCAGGACAC
This sequence is a window from Terriglobia bacterium. Protein-coding genes within it:
- the add gene encoding adenosine deaminase, with amino-acid sequence MSLSSLPAHFLSLPKAELHLHLEGSIEPATVCALAARHGQQLSEQEARRRYLYADFAEFIEAFKWVTSYLRDPQDYALIARELGARLLAQNVVYAELTLSVGVMLLRQQKPQANFEAMCRASEELRKQGLRLQWIFDAVRQFGAEAAMEVARIAPQYRNEGVVAFGLGGDELSLPTADFRGVYDYVAEQGLHRLIHAGETGGPQLVREAVEILGAERIGHGIGAMHDPALLEMLAERRIPLEICPTSNICTGALARQLTRDFAQVAEHPLPDLLRQGLAVVLSTDDPAMFHTSLLAEYAHTAAMGLTDDERSRLAALSFEHAFLPAQEKRALAAVRHGVRP
- the purS gene encoding phosphoribosylformylglycinamidine synthase subunit PurS gives rise to the protein MKAHVWVMPKSTVLDPQGKTIQHALASLGYAAVKDVRQGKFFVLELDGWSRDEAQKHLERLSREVLTNPVIEEYRFEIVD